The proteins below are encoded in one region of Sphingobium yanoikuyae:
- a CDS encoding glycoside hydrolase family 43 protein, whose protein sequence is MTIKRRMCLHAWPLALGLALAACQQAPEQKGEQKTEQAADNAAGGKRDASEYLSQPLVSDIYTADPSAHVWNGKIYVYPSHDIDGPTPEDDLGSHFEMRDYHVLSMDKIGGPVTVGPVALDVKDVPWADKQMWAPDAAYKNGTYYLYFPAKDKEGAFRIGVATSKDPMGPFKAQPQPIKGSYSIDPAVFTDADGQSYIYFGGIWGGQLQRNIGGKYDPDGSKTDLKQDDKPAIAPRVARLNGDMLEFAETPREIQILDDKGKRLLGGDHDRRFFEASWMHKHDGKYYFSYSTGDTHYLVYAVGDSPYGPFTYKGRILEPVEGWTTHHSIVEWGGKSWLFYADSQLSGQTRLRNVKVTELRYNADGSIQTINPLLPKKGAAH, encoded by the coding sequence AAGCGCAGAATGTGCCTGCACGCATGGCCGCTGGCCCTGGGACTGGCGCTCGCCGCCTGCCAGCAGGCGCCGGAACAGAAGGGCGAGCAGAAGACCGAGCAGGCGGCCGACAATGCCGCGGGCGGCAAGCGCGATGCGTCCGAATATCTGTCCCAGCCGCTGGTCAGCGACATCTACACCGCCGATCCGTCCGCCCATGTGTGGAACGGCAAGATCTATGTCTATCCCAGCCATGACATTGACGGGCCGACGCCCGAGGATGATCTGGGCAGCCATTTCGAAATGCGCGACTATCATGTCCTGTCGATGGACAAGATCGGCGGGCCGGTGACGGTCGGCCCTGTGGCGCTGGACGTGAAGGATGTGCCCTGGGCCGACAAGCAGATGTGGGCGCCCGACGCGGCCTACAAGAATGGCACCTATTATCTCTACTTCCCGGCCAAGGACAAGGAAGGCGCCTTCCGCATCGGCGTCGCCACGTCCAAGGATCCGATGGGACCGTTCAAGGCCCAGCCGCAACCGATCAAGGGCAGCTATTCGATCGATCCGGCCGTCTTCACCGACGCCGACGGGCAGAGCTATATCTATTTCGGCGGCATCTGGGGCGGCCAGTTGCAGCGCAATATCGGCGGGAAATATGATCCGGACGGGTCAAAGACCGACCTGAAGCAGGATGACAAGCCGGCGATCGCGCCGCGCGTCGCCAGGCTGAACGGCGACATGCTGGAATTTGCCGAGACCCCGCGCGAGATCCAGATCCTGGACGACAAGGGCAAGCGGCTGCTGGGTGGCGACCATGATCGCCGCTTCTTCGAGGCGTCATGGATGCACAAGCATGATGGCAAATATTATTTCAGCTATTCGACCGGCGACACCCATTATCTGGTCTATGCCGTCGGCGATTCCCCTTATGGCCCCTTCACCTACAAGGGCCGCATCCTGGAGCCGGTCGAAGGCTGGACCACCCACCATTCGATCGTCGAATGGGGCGGCAAGTCCTGGCTCTTCTATGCCGACAGCCAGTTGTCGGGCCAGACTCGCCTGCGCAACGTCAAGGTGACGGAACTGCGCTACAATGCCGATGGCAGCATCCAGACGATCAATCCGCTGCTGCCCAAGAAGGGCGCGGCGCACTGA